A genomic region of Notamacropus eugenii isolate mMacEug1 chromosome 3, mMacEug1.pri_v2, whole genome shotgun sequence contains the following coding sequences:
- the DCLK3 gene encoding serine/threonine-protein kinase DCLK3: SGHRGGLDHSLKYLSSRITERRLQGSCVPVGRGGHCGKALMGAQRSVCPVFSPQGGCHPVHAEINPMKPRVVTVVKPGAHPLRKITILLNRRSVQTLEQLVADISEALGFPRWKNERVRKLYSLKGREVKSVADFFREGDAFIAVGREPLTLKSIQAAMEELAAGKPRSLSLTQHGWAPSPRLKSRLCSKALKAEQHLREGEAAESQGQTSFPKPEGRAPVQSRPEERSRAQNKWVPEQRGKSDRKAGPEEACSSGGKHRASRVEKSSGEIVRCEKCKQERALGSAEHRHRRAELSLGSSELDLAKGPGCNPERMVRMKSCRGPLRGPSLAGEEVRWKGESWRNSPRTPSLELERPNKGVEKRESRDLEGHEQAELAPVAATTAARIQREGMEAQSKSEGPPKSNPRTSSRPRQNDWLLREGRTSVERPPRSPDTEKEERAPKGGLQGGRWMPRGEGALSRADREAKVPAEEPKPGREVGKKPRLADINKSDVEAHYEVGRVIGDGNFAVVKECRHLHSQRAYAMKIIDKAKLKGKEDIVASEILITRSLSHPNIVKLHEVYESSTEIYLILEYVRGGDLFDAIVDNVKFAEHDAACMITDLCKALVHMHEQRIVHRDLKPENLLVQRNADKSNTLKLADFGLAKHVVKPLFTVCGTPTYVAPEILSEKGYGLEVDMWAAGVILYILLCGFPPFRSQERDQEELFAVIQEGHFDFLSPYWDNISEAAKDLVRQLLVVDPKKRYTAHQVLEHPWIKATGKESLVNPKTEVTAASELPSRSQGKNALQGDT; this comes from the exons tcagGGCACCGAGGAGGCCTTGACCATTCTTTAAAGTACTTGAGCTCAAGAATAACGGAGAGACGGCTACAGGGCTCCTGTGTGCCCGTGGGTCGAGGGGGCCACTGTGGGAAAGCGCTGATGGGGGCACAGAGGTCTGTGTGCCCTGTGTTCAGCCCCCAGGGCGGCTGCCATCCCGTCCACGCCGAGATCAATCCCATGAAGCCCAGAGTGGTGACCGTGGTGAAGCCGGGCGCGCACCCCCTCAGGAAGATCACCATACTACTCAACAGGAGGTCAGTGCAGACCCTGGAGCAGCTGGTGGCGGACATCTCGGAAGCCTTGGGATTCCCTCGTTGGAAGAATGAGCGGGTGAGGAAGCTGTACAGCCTGAAGGGCAGGGAAGTCAAGAGCGTGGCCGACTTCTTCCGCGAAGGAGACGCCTTTATTGCCGTGGGAAGAGAGCCACTGACGCTGAAGAGCATCCAGGCGGCCATGGAGGAGCTAGCTGCGGGCAAGCCCCGCTCCCTCTCTCTGACTCAGCACGGCTGGGCGCCCTCGCCGCGGCTGAAGAGCCGGCTTTGCAGTAAGGCCTTGAAGGCCGAGCAGCACCTCAGGGAAGGAGAGGCCGCTGAGAGCCAGGGCCAGACCTCCTTCCCCAAGCCCGAGGGGAGAGCTCCAGTTCAGTCGCGCCCCGAGGAGAGATCTCGGGCCCAGAACAAGTGGGTCCCGGAGCAGCGTGGAAAGTCAGACAGGAAGGCGGGCCCGGAGGAGGCCTGCTCCAGCGGAGGGAAGCACCGGGCCAGCCGGGTGGAGAAGAGCTCTGGGGAGATCGTCAGGTGTGAGAAGTGTAAACAAGAGAGGGCCCTTGGGAGCGCCGAGCACCGGCACAGACGCGCAGAGCTTTCCCTGGGCAGCAGCGAGCTAGACCTGGCCAAGGGCCCTGGCTGTAATCCAGAAAGGATGGTGAGGATGAAGAGCTGCAGGGGACCCCTACGCGGGCCTTCTCTGGCTGGGGAGGAAGTCCGGTGGAAGGGCGAGAGCTGGAGGAACAGCCCCAGGACACCCAGCCTGGAGCTGGAGAGACCCAACAAAGGCGTGGAGAAGCGAGAGTCAAGGGACTTGGAGGGCCACGAGCAGGCTGAGCTGGCCCCCGTGGCTGCCACGACAGCGGCCAGAATCCAGAGGGAAGGCATGGAGGCTCAGTCCAAGTCAGAGGGGCCCCCAAAGAGCAATCCCAGGACCTCCTCCAGGCCCAGGCAGAATGACTGGCTGCTGCGTGAAGGCCGGACCTCAGTGGAGAGACCCCCAAGGAGTCCTGacacagagaaggaggagagggctCCGAAAGGCGGCCTCCAGGGGGGCAGGTGGATGCCCCGTGGGGAGGGGGCCCTGAGCAGGGCAGACAGGGAGGCCAAGGTGCCCGCGGAGGAGCCCAAGCCAGGCCGAGAGGTGGGCAAGAAGCCGAGGCTGGCCGACATCAACAAGTCAGATGTGGAGGCTCATTACGAGGTGGGCAGGGTCATCGGCGACGGGAATTTCGCAGTGGTCAAGGAGTGCAGGCACCTGCACAGCCAGCGGGCTTACGCCATGAAGATCATCGACAAGGCCAAGCTGAAGGGCAAGGAGGACATCGTCGCCAGCGAGATCCTCATCACCCGCAGCCTCTCTCACCCCAACATCGTGAAGCTGCACGAGGTGTACGAGAGCTCCACGGAAATCTACTTGATCCTGGAGTATGTCCGCGGGGGGGACCTCTTCGATGCCATTGTGGACAACGTGAAGTTCGCTGAACATGACGCTGCGTGTATGATCACAGACCTGTGCAAGGCGTTGGTGCACATGCATGAGCAGAGAATTGTCCACCGAGACTTAAAGCCAGAAAACCTCCTG GTCCAGCGAAATGCAGACAAATCCAACACCTTGAAGCTGGCTGACTTTGGCCTCGCCAAGCATGTGGTCAAGCCCTTATTTACTGTGTGTGGGACACCCACCTATGTGGCCCCGGAAATTCTCTCAGAGAAAG GGTATGGGCTGGAGGTGGACATGTGGGCAGCTGGTGTGATTCTCTACATCCTGCTATGCGGCTTCCCTCCCTTTCGTAGCCAGGAGAGAGACCAGGAGGAGCTGTTTGCTGTCATTCAAGAGGGGCATTTTGACTTCCTCAGCCCATACTGGGACAACATCTCAGAGG CTGCCAAGGACCTGGTTCGCCAGCTGCTGGTGGTGGACCCCAAGAAACGCTACACAGCCCACCAAGTTCTTGAGCATCCATGGATCAAGGCTACTGGGAAAGAGAGCCTTGTTAATCCGAAGACAGAAGTGACAGCCGCCAGTGAGCTCCCCTCCCGCAGCCAGGGCAAGAATGCCCTGCAAGGAGACACATAG